AAATTGTGAGATGAAAAGTATTGAAACAAATCAGAATGTTGGGAGAAAGATTATGAACTTAcaagataaaataaataaaaatcctcTCAtcctgaaataaaataaaaagtcacTTCCTATTAAATATCAGGAAACAACCTTATTTGGTCAAGTGTTGGCCAATTTTCAGACTAAATAAACAGTTGAATAGAATGAATGTTTTTTCCAGTTAATGAAAATAGAATACGACTGAATACAAACCAAGTTTTGTTGTTCATGTTATGGCAGGATACTTTCACACGAGCAAAGAACTGGGTGAAGGAGCTGCAGAGGCAAGCCAGTCCCAACATAGTGATCGCTCTGGCTGGCAATAAGGCAGACATAGCTAACAAAAGAGCCATTGACCAACAGGTGAGTGTGATATCAACTATGTGTGTTTATAAGTTAGTATGATATGGTACATGGTCATTTTGTTTATGGTTAATCATAATAAGGATAATGAGGATGAGGTTGATATTTACCATAGATGAAAAACAAAATGGAAACATGTATGCTGTGATATTTATACTCAAGGTTAATGGGCCACTCCGGTAACAAAAAAAGTGTCATaacgttgttgtttttttaggaAGCACAAGCGTACGCTGATGATAACAGCTTACTCTTCATGGAAACCTCAGCCAAGACTGCCATGAACGTGAACGAAATCTTCATGGCCATAGGTAAGAATAACATGATCTAAATGAAAGAAAAACCATAGAGGCTATAAGTATGAAAAGCAAATGGGGTTCGTTTCTCGGAATCTTGTTAATTAATTCAAATTCTTAATTCTAAGTTCTCTTTTTCTGTGGCTAAGAAGTAGTTTTTGTTTTTGCGCTGCAGCCAAGAAGCTGCCCAAGAACGAGCCACAAGGTGGAGCTGGAACAGGGGGCCGGACCAGACCTGGGGTGGACCTACAAGAACCTGCCCCCCAGGGTCGCAGTGGCCAATGCTGTGGTGGGAGCAACTAGCCAATGGAAATGAACTTACCGAGCGAGCCCTGAACAACATTGTCAGGATGACAACCAATTAGAGCC
This DNA window, taken from Hypomesus transpacificus isolate Combined female chromosome 13, fHypTra1, whole genome shotgun sequence, encodes the following:
- the LOC124475806 gene encoding ras-related protein Rab-5C-like; the protein is MAGRGGPARPNGPAAGNKICQFKLVLLGESAVGKSSLVLRFVKGQFHEYQESTIGAAFLTQTVCLDDTTVKFEIWDTAGQERYHSLAPMYYRGAQAAIVVYDITNTDTFTRAKNWVKELQRQASPNIVIALAGNKADIANKRAIDQQEAQAYADDNSLLFMETSAKTAMNVNEIFMAIAKKLPKNEPQGGAGTGGRTRPGVDLQEPAPQGRSGQCCGGSN